In the Hevea brasiliensis isolate MT/VB/25A 57/8 chromosome 8, ASM3005281v1, whole genome shotgun sequence genome, AATTACCAGCAATAAGAGCATCAAAGAAGTCATCATCTTCTGCTAGATGATTTCCAGGTTTTCCCTTCCACTGTTGCAAATGCCCCACAACTTCAGGGTCTATATAAACTCCAATTGCTGTGAACTTAATCTGGAGAAAGTGTATTTCAATGTCTGTGATTCCTGTCTCAGACCACAAGAAACACATTAATTAGTGACATATTTAAGAAAAGGAATTGAATTCAGTAGATTTGAACAAAAGTGTTTCAGTTTTACCATGACCAAGCAGAGATAAAGGCTTGGAGGTAGTGACCTGAGAAGGAAAAGGGACTTCATCCACCATAACAACTTCAGAACCCACTACATACAACACATAAAAAACATTAGAATCTGTCTCAGTACTTGTGGTAAAAGACAAAGcttacagagagagagagagagagagagagagagagagagaggttttACTGGTTGATTTTGTAGATTATTTTGTGGAGGGGAAGGAGTTGTGAAGAGGGTTTTCAGAGATAGAATTAAGGAGGACAGTTGATAACTTAATATACATGACTAAGGTGGTTGGTGGTGGAAGTTGGGAGAGCTTGTGATTCATCTCATTTTCTCCTGTCATTAGAAGGAATGGTGAACCTTATTTGCTTCCAGCTACCCACGTGGTTGGCTACGTAGCTAACCATCTACCACTCATTTTACCTACCCCCTCTcccatttcttttttcttttctttcattgaaATTTTAAACGATGatagaaaatttcttaaaaaattttattataataaacacATAAgtaagataaaagaaaaaaattttattataacgaATAAAGTAAGATATCATTATTCGAAACTCTCAAATCCTAATTCTAATGTATTTAGATTCATGAAaaacatatttaaattttaagtcacaaaaataataaaaatttactcCACTCGATAAAAgtcaaattatttataaaataaaatcatgaTAAATTGTTTTATAATATATGCATGAGTTAGCTTTTGAGTAGAGTTAAACTcgattgattttttttataaagtaTCATAAGCTACTTACAGATGTGTTTGTCAATTTTAAGCTCTAAATGTCCATGTCTGGACATAAGAAGGTAAGGTGTTTGTGGTAAAGAAGTTGAAGTCAAGTATGCTCCTCTTCTCTTCACAAACACACAGATTTTTTCAAGAAAGTGacagaaaaattactgtgaaataGACCTCAGTGATAGAGAATGCAGGCATTAATGAAGCAGCCCATTTATCTAAAGCTATGCTTGAATTCAAAATGATGGATTGTTGGGCTTTTCATTTGGTTTCTGGATTTTGCAAATTGGATTTGATGGGCTAACGTTTTATGAATGGCTAATCTTTTTAAagcccatctttctttttcaccaGTCGACGTGGGAGTCTCATTCCACCAAGCAACATCAATAGATGGAGGATGTAGAGTCGCTATGTATTGTTATTCTCtataaaaagtattatttttTTCTGCTAGTAAAttagataataaaaataaaaaaattttaaaattcaaactGAAATCAAATCGATTAATCTAAATAGCTGAATTGAAGAATCAAATTCATTCAGTTTGATTATTCAATTTTAatagaagagagaaaaagagctttatttttttttattattttaaaatatttttagtttatttaatttttattgaaattcTAAAGCCTCATAATTTTAAGAGGTTATTTaatttaactatttatttttaatttttaatttaaaatatattttttaatttataattaagttaatttaaaaataaataattaattatttgataaaattatttaaaattaatttttaaataatttaagtatttaattaaaaaatatttaaaaaaacttAATATAGCAAAATGATCAAAACGATGTTGTGGTTATTAAAATAAGGAtagttttgatatttttaaaaattattatgataatatagtcttttatttaattaaataataattttaacttattttaaataatttatttagcttataaatcaaattaaatattaatatacttATAAATAGATTTAACTAACTTATAAGTCAAACTAAACACCTTCATAGTCATTTACTTAATCAAatagtaattttaaaataagtaggtaaattataaataaaatatgacTTCTTACTATTCTTTTAATATATAAGTCAAGCTAAATCAAACACCGATGAACTTATGACTTTTCACTTATAAATAGATTTGACTAACTTATAAGTAAAATCAAATACCTTATAAATAGcgattttaatattttcattaattttgtgtATAATAAGCTTATTATAAACTTAAAGAGTCTTATGCTAACCTAAATTCTATTGTTAGTAAAATAACTAAATTTGAGtcattacaaatattcttaaattaaaacTTATGAATTATGTATAGGTCTAGTCAAAGTTTTAATTCCTTTGAGGATACGAGTCTAAACAAATCTTAAGATTTGATTTTGATTTCAGTTTCAAtagaatataattttaattaaattcaaacgtgcataattttttttttttcaaaattttaacattttaataaataaaaaaataaattccaTGATTTAAACGTTAATTTAGTTTTTTTCTCATGAAAAATCAGTCATAATCAAGAGAGTGTCTACAAGTGAAAAGAACCAAAATTTCATGATGTAAACGTTGCCAAATAAGCTTTTGCTGACTAGGAATTCTCGTGTCAACCTGCGGTTGCTGGAGAACCTTGGCGTGTGCTCGCTTTATCTCGCGTGCAATTTGTGCGTGCCTCCACGTGCTTTCTCCGTTTCATGCCCTCCCTGCCACATTCTCCATATTGGACTTCCTCCGTTCTTCACCATCAACGGCTCTGATTCAATCCACACCTAATACTACTACCTCAGCTAGTGTACCCGAGGACCTGTCTTCTCTTCGTCTAACCCTTGGATTTATTTCCTGAGACAGATGTAGAGCAAAAACTAAAATGAACAGTTTAAGACCGTTGGATTTGACATGTTGGAAAAGAGATGGCGCGTGTATGTGGTTTCAGGCGTAGAGGATTAGATTATGAGTTGGAAAATGGTGGGACCTATCTCAACCATTTGGAAGACACGGTCGTTAATCATGCCAATCTTGACCGTCCAATCAATACTCTGTTTCTTGCCTCCTTCCTTGCCCAATGTAAACTACACTCTCTTCCACGGCTCATATATACCAAGCCAATCCAGCAAAGGTTTTCTCGTGGTTTCCGATTTCCGATTCTCTCCGCTCCATGGCATCGGCGGCTATTCGTTGTCACGGAAACCGGCATTTCATCAATAGCCGTTGGCCGGGAGATACTTCTCCGATTAATCAGAATGCTCGTGTAGGGATGTGTTCCGTCTCGAAAAATGCTTGTTCCAGACGGAAACGATGGAGGATTTGTTCGATGTCGATGGGGAAAAGGACGGGAATAGCGGtggcaaattataagaataagatCAACGGCGGTGATGAGGTGGCGGTTGTATATGAGAAGTTGGATGAGTGGATGAAAAATTCGGTGGTGGAGATCGTGAAGAATTTACGAGAAGCGCCTTTGCTGGTACAGATTTACGATAAGGGAGAAACAACGACGTTGAAGACGGAGAAGGCGGTGGAGGAGCAAACGTGGCCTTTGGTGATGCGAAAATGGGAGAAAAGAGAAGCGCCATTGCCTGAAGGGGTAATATTCGTGGAGCAATTGGAAAAGGATGAGAAAGAGGAAGTGGAAGGGGAAGGGGAAGGGGAAGGGGAAGGGATGACGAGGGCTTGGGGAATAGTTGTGCAGGGGAAAGGGGTTGATTGTGGGCCGGTGTGCTACTTGTTGAAGACGAGCAGAGCTGGGTCATCGGGCTTAGGAGTCTGCTGCACCCATTTCTGCTTGATGAGGGTGAAGAATTTTAGGGAAAGTGCCAGGTCTCAGCTCAAGAATTGCTGGTTGCTACAAGGGCAATAAGCTACTGGGTTAGTTGATCAATTACTGGCGTAAACAATTTGGATTATTTTAATATTGGTTATGATGTAAATGATTTTTATAGGAACTTCATTACTCTAAACTGTAATGATACATTCATCTCATCAAATCTTATGAGCAGTGAAGGTTGATTCTTTTTTTCGTTAAACATCAGCCAATTTgcaaataatttttatgtttaaaAATGTATCTTTGTATCCTGAAAGAAAGAAGTTAGCAAATCATATAATTTCATCCAATCATATAATTTCGTTTAGCTTATAAGTTGTTAAatctatattataaataaaaaattattatttattttaatttttaagctaaaagtaattacttaaaataaattataaatttatttattttaaaattatttaataatatatttattttaatcattttgataaattaaatttttttaaaaatatcttttaattaaaaatagaaattatttaaaaatttattttaaatagtgTTACCAAATAATTGAAATCGGgacaataataaaaaactaaaGAGAGTCTCATtctcaatttttttataaatataaaaattcaaaaattatcaaatgtatctaaaatattaaattttaatattttttattttaatataaacatagataatttataaattatgaagaGTAAATTTTACAGATATATTATTTACATTTATGTTTGGCAAggcataatataatataatataattaattatgtaatataattaaaattataatttaatataattatcattatattTCTCTATTTtgtcataaaataaaaatacaaatacTGTAATGtaatcataatttttattttaatatttaacttatttataatgttaataataagtGATAGTGGTGTAATATAATTGAATGGTAATAATAGTTAAGTGGTGATTATTGTGATGGTAGTATCAACTGTAATTGAATGATGGTGGTAATAGCAAAATGAAGAAGGTAATAATTAGATTGTGATAATTGTAATAATAACTATAATCATAACGACAGCAAAGTAAAGGTAAAAGGATGGTGATGAAATGGTAGTGATTAGTAGCGCAGTAACGGTGGTGATTGATGATTaagtaataatgataataatagtattgataattaataaaaaataatataattaaatatataatataattaagagTAATTTTGATTGCGCGGTATTAAATAAGACGCTAATGATTGGAGCTCAAATTGATCAGATGACCACGTGCACAGGGGGAAATGGCTTGTAAGAAGCTACGGCCTATAGTATATAGGCTATGCATTACAAGATGAGAATATAAAAGGCCCTACGGCCCAAACCAAAATCCCTCCACCACCTATTTTGAATTTGAAAAACTCTATCCTTTCAAAATTCAATCCATAATTAACTCGTTTTCTATTCCAATATTCTAATTGCTAAGCGCGCTCTTTCATACTCCAATTCAaattaataaacatttcaattacGGATCTGCTATTCCCTTTTCTAAACCATATTATCCATTCCATTCTACTTTCATTCACTCCCTTGTCAACAAAGTTTCTGTCTtggttattatttatttatttattattatttttttgttagttTTCGTTCATGGGTTACTGCAAACCCTCTTCAATTTAAAGTTTTTTTAATACTTTTTGAATTTTGTGCCAATAAAGTATTGGACTTGAACTGGGTTTCCAAGATAATGAAGAATCAAAGTGATTTACGGTTGCTCGGATCTGATTCTACGGTTGGTTTCTATATTTCTTGGCAGCTTTTGATTGAATTTGTGTTTTATGTTTCTGTTTCAATCTGATTTTATATGattttttcctcttttttattGGGTTGCTTTTAGGTGATTGGAGAGAAGCGAAGTAGTAGCAGATTGGGAGAGAAACAAGAAAGTGCTCATAAGCGGATTAAAATGAGAAATCTTGATTCCGTGTTGAGGTCTGAaggtaattattgttattattattattatcaagttATCAATTTTGTTGATTCTATTGGCTGCTTTGCCAATGAATTTTGAGTCTTAAGGAATGCTAGAATTGATTTCCGTTGAATTACTAATGGATATTTGGTTACGTAGTTAATTCTTTATAgtttttcatttccaaaagggcaGCTTTATTTATGTTTCTGTTCTATAAATTGCCCTTGCTAGCCAATTAGGCCAATTTTTGTTCGCTTTCTCAATGTACATTCAATCCTGTCACTTTTAGACCTCTACTAATTTACTTGCACTTACAGGAGATGCAAATTTTTTTTCCCCAA is a window encoding:
- the LOC110668056 gene encoding uncharacterized protein LOC110668056, encoding MASAAIRCHGNRHFINSRWPGDTSPINQNARVGMCSVSKNACSRRKRWRICSMSMGKRTGIAVANYKNKINGGDEVAVVYEKLDEWMKNSVVEIVKNLREAPLLVQIYDKGETTTLKTEKAVEEQTWPLVMRKWEKREAPLPEGVIFVEQLEKDEKEEVEGEGEGEGEGMTRAWGIVVQGKGVDCGPVCYLLKTSRAGSSGLGVCCTHFCLMRVKNFRESARSQLKNCWLLQGQ